From Salipiger profundus, a single genomic window includes:
- a CDS encoding acetyl-CoA C-acetyltransferase, with product MTNVVIASAARTAVGSFGGAFANTPAHDLGAAVLEALIARAGIDKGEVSETILGQVLTAAQGQNPARQAHINAGLPKESAAWGINQVCGSGLRAVALGAQHILLGDASIICAGGQENMSMSPHAQNLRVAHKMGDVKYIDTMIKDGLWDAFNGYHMGQTAENVAEQWQISREMQDEFALASQNKAEAAQNAGKFDDEVIPFTIKSRKGETTVDKDEYIRHGATIENMQKLRPAFAKDGSVTAGNASGINDGAAGVLLMTAEEAEKRGIEPLARIASYATAGLDPSIMGTGPIPASRKALEKAGWSVSDLDLVEANEAFAAQACAVNKDMGWDPSIVNVNGGAIAIGHPIGASGARVLNTLLFEMKRRDAKKGLATLCIGGGMGVAMCLERP from the coding sequence GCTGATCGCGCGCGCCGGCATCGACAAGGGAGAGGTTTCGGAAACCATCCTCGGGCAGGTGCTGACCGCGGCCCAGGGCCAGAACCCGGCCCGCCAGGCCCACATCAACGCCGGCCTGCCCAAGGAAAGCGCGGCCTGGGGCATCAACCAGGTCTGCGGCTCGGGCCTGCGCGCCGTGGCGCTCGGGGCCCAGCACATCCTGCTTGGCGACGCCTCGATCATCTGCGCCGGCGGCCAGGAGAACATGTCGATGAGCCCCCATGCCCAGAACCTGCGCGTCGCGCACAAGATGGGCGACGTGAAATACATCGACACAATGATCAAGGACGGCCTCTGGGACGCCTTCAACGGCTACCACATGGGCCAGACCGCCGAGAACGTGGCCGAGCAGTGGCAGATCAGCCGCGAGATGCAGGACGAGTTCGCGCTCGCCTCGCAGAACAAGGCCGAAGCCGCCCAGAACGCGGGCAAGTTCGATGACGAGGTGATTCCCTTCACCATCAAGTCCCGCAAGGGCGAGACCACCGTCGACAAGGACGAGTACATCCGCCACGGCGCCACCATCGAGAACATGCAGAAGCTGCGCCCGGCCTTCGCCAAGGACGGCTCGGTCACCGCGGGCAACGCATCGGGCATCAACGACGGCGCGGCCGGCGTGCTGCTGATGACCGCCGAGGAAGCCGAGAAGCGCGGCATTGAGCCGCTCGCGCGCATCGCCTCCTACGCGACCGCCGGTCTCGACCCGTCGATCATGGGCACCGGCCCGATCCCCGCGTCGCGCAAGGCGCTGGAAAAGGCCGGCTGGAGCGTCAGCGACCTCGACCTGGTGGAAGCCAACGAAGCCTTCGCCGCGCAGGCCTGCGCCGTGAACAAGGACATGGGTTGGGATCCGTCGATCGTGAACGTGAACGGCGGCGCCATCGCCATCGGTCACCCCATCGGTGCCTCGGGCGCGCGCGTGCTCAACACCCTGCTGTTCGAGATGAAGCGGCGCGACGCCAAGAAAGGCCTCGCGACGCTGTGCATCGGCGGCGGCATGGGCGTTGCCATGTGCCTCGAGCGTCCGTGA
- a CDS encoding patatin-like phospholipase family protein: protein MPIIPDNPAQIVFSGGGLRCFWQGGFLTTLCKHRTLSPQRLTGVSGGALAGAAFLSGNEERLLETMCAAFEKQDSNIDLLAPNENGITPHQELYCGVVGDVIDAKAAEAIANGPHFQILIAHPPETSVPTLSGMAMAAAYEAELHTVNSPHFNWAEKMGLTSHLVDANQAAREGSLVELISAAAVIPPVFEPPLWQDRRVVDGGMADQAPLPDPDEGVTMVLLTRDYKRLPDVEGRHYIAPSKETPADKIDFTDPQKLRDTWAQGTRDAERYLCED, encoded by the coding sequence ATGCCAATCATCCCGGACAACCCCGCCCAGATCGTCTTTTCCGGAGGCGGCCTGCGCTGCTTCTGGCAAGGCGGCTTCCTGACCACCCTGTGCAAGCACCGCACACTGTCGCCGCAGCGGTTGACCGGTGTCAGCGGCGGCGCGCTGGCCGGCGCCGCCTTCCTGTCTGGCAACGAGGAACGGCTGCTCGAAACCATGTGCGCCGCCTTCGAAAAGCAGGACAGCAACATCGACCTGCTCGCGCCGAACGAGAACGGCATCACGCCGCACCAGGAACTCTACTGCGGCGTGGTCGGTGACGTGATCGATGCCAAGGCGGCCGAGGCCATCGCGAACGGTCCGCACTTCCAGATACTCATTGCCCATCCGCCGGAAACCTCGGTGCCGACCCTGAGCGGCATGGCCATGGCCGCCGCCTACGAGGCCGAACTGCACACGGTGAACTCTCCGCACTTCAACTGGGCGGAGAAGATGGGGCTTACGTCGCATCTCGTCGACGCCAACCAGGCGGCACGCGAGGGCTCACTGGTCGAGCTGATCTCGGCCGCAGCGGTTATCCCCCCGGTGTTCGAGCCGCCACTCTGGCAGGATCGCCGTGTCGTCGATGGCGGCATGGCCGATCAGGCGCCGCTGCCCGATCCGGACGAAGGCGTGACGATGGTCCTGCTCACCCGCGACTACAAGCGCCTGCCCGACGTCGAGGGGCGACATTACATCGCGCCGTCGAAGGAAACGCCCGCCGACAAGATCGATTTCACGGATCCGCAAAAATTGCGCGATACATGGGCCCAGGGCACACGTGACGCGGAACGATATCTTTGCGAAGATTAA